One Gemmatimonadales bacterium DNA segment encodes these proteins:
- a CDS encoding metallophosphoesterase family protein — translation MRLGIISDTHGLLRPQVFDLFAGVDHIFHAGDVGTLDILTELEAIAPLTAVYGNIDGGDLRARLPRVARVELDGFIIVVTHGDQVGRGVPSDALHELFPDADILIHGHTHIPKLELVDVVVTVMNPGGAGPRRFDLPASVGIMELEPGIPPRGRLVPLTAADED, via the coding sequence ATGCGACTCGGCATCATCAGCGACACCCACGGGTTGCTGCGCCCGCAGGTGTTCGATCTCTTCGCGGGCGTCGATCACATCTTCCACGCCGGCGACGTCGGCACGCTCGACATTCTCACGGAGCTCGAGGCGATTGCGCCGCTAACCGCGGTATATGGCAACATCGACGGCGGCGATCTGCGGGCCCGGCTGCCGAGAGTGGCGCGTGTCGAACTCGACGGTTTCATCATCGTCGTGACGCACGGCGACCAGGTCGGTCGCGGAGTGCCGAGCGACGCGCTGCACGAACTCTTTCCCGATGCCGACATTCTGATCCACGGACACACCCACATCCCCAAGCTCGAGCTGGTCGACGTGGTGGTGACGGTGATGAACCCGGGTGGTGCGGGGCCGCGGCGATTCGACCTTCCCGCGTCGGTGGGGATCATGGAACTGGAGCCCGGGATTCCCCCGCGCGGGCGGCTGGTTCCGCTCACCGCCGCCGACGAGGACTGA
- the mutM gene encoding bifunctional DNA-formamidopyrimidine glycosylase/DNA-(apurinic or apyrimidinic site) lyase, with protein sequence MPELPEVDTIVRQLRPHLVGRTIVSATLSHDDLLEAVSRTLLLRELRRRQITAVTRRAKHALIHTDTNILAVQPGMTGALLRYDRALTPAEAKYAVLCCGLDDGAILVYRDVRRIGTLRWLTPAAWDKYQARLGPEPLDPEFTAEQFADRMSRSRSPIKKVLMDQRAVVGVGNIYANEALFAARIDPSKPASDVPRPQLIVLYHDVRRILAAAIASEGTTFRDYVTGRGEPGNFQLEIVAYGREGERCVVCGTRLAATHSIDGRSTVFCWRCQT encoded by the coding sequence GTGCCCGAACTCCCCGAAGTCGACACGATCGTTCGCCAGCTGCGGCCGCACCTCGTCGGCCGGACGATCGTGTCGGCCACGCTGTCGCACGATGATCTGCTGGAAGCCGTCTCGCGCACACTGCTGCTGCGGGAATTGCGGCGGCGGCAGATTACGGCTGTGACGCGCCGCGCCAAGCACGCGCTGATCCATACCGACACGAACATCCTTGCGGTCCAGCCGGGGATGACCGGCGCGCTGCTCCGCTACGATCGCGCCCTGACTCCGGCCGAAGCGAAGTATGCCGTGCTGTGCTGCGGCCTCGACGACGGTGCGATCCTGGTGTATCGCGACGTACGGCGGATCGGAACATTGCGATGGTTGACGCCGGCGGCATGGGACAAGTACCAGGCGCGACTCGGCCCCGAGCCGCTCGACCCGGAATTCACCGCGGAGCAGTTCGCCGACCGGATGAGCCGCTCGCGATCACCGATCAAGAAGGTGCTGATGGACCAGCGCGCGGTCGTCGGGGTCGGAAACATCTACGCCAACGAAGCGCTCTTCGCCGCGCGCATCGATCCGTCGAAGCCGGCCAGCGACGTGCCGCGCCCTCAGTTGATCGTGCTGTACCACGATGTACGTCGGATCCTTGCGGCAGCGATCGCGAGCGAGGGAACGACCTTCCGCGACTACGTCACCGGCCGCGGCGAGCCGGGAAATTTCCAGCTGGAGATCGTCGCGTATGGCCGCGAAGGGGAGCGGTGCGTGGTCTGCGGGACGCGTCTCGCGGCAACCCATTCGATCGACGGCCGGAGCACGGTGTTCTGCTGGCGGTGCCAGACCTAA